One stretch of Juglans microcarpa x Juglans regia isolate MS1-56 chromosome 3D, Jm3101_v1.0, whole genome shotgun sequence DNA includes these proteins:
- the LOC121254089 gene encoding monooxygenase 2-like — translation MEGVTEDIVIVGAGIAGLTTSLGLHRLGIRSLVLESSDSLRVTGFAFMTWTNAWKALDAVGLGSSLRQHHHRLLANVTTSTISGLQTSKTSFEAKGKHSEHEVRCVQRKLLMETLEEELPSGTIRYSSKVVSVEESGSLMLVHLADGTILRTKVLIGCDGVNSVVAKWLRFKKPAFAGRSAVRGIVDFKRSHGFENKFMQFFGKGFRSGFLPCDDNIVYWFFIWTPSSQEKEIEDNPARMKQFVLGKLGKVPDEIRNVIENTELDGMTSSALRYRHPWELLWGNVSKGNVCVAGDALHPLTPDLGQGACSALEDGVVLTRCLGQALLKKPSGDDQRQDKMKRERDHDEYKSIESGLKKYAKERKWRSINLITTAYILGCIQDGGGKGISFFRDKILARFLAGVLLKRADFDCGKLV, via the exons ATGGAGGGAGTGACCGAAGACATAGTGATTGTGGGAGCTGGAATTGCTGGCCTTACAACATCCCTGGGACTTCATAG GCTGGGCATTCGAAGCCTAGTATTGGAATCCTCGGATAGTTTGAGAGTCACAGGTTTTGCCTTCATGACATGGACAAATGCTTGGAAGGCCCTAGATGCTGTTGGCCTTGGCTCCTCTCTTCGACAACATCATCACCGGCTTCTTGC GAATGTGACTACCTCTACAATTTCAGGGCTTCAAACCTCAAAGACGTCATTTGAAGCCAAAGGAAAACA TTCAGAACACGAAGTTCGTTGTGTTCAAAGGAAGTTGTTGATGGAAACCCTTGAAGAGGAACTCCCAAGTGGCACGATCAGGTACTCTTCCAAGGTAGTTTCTGTAGAGGAATCAGGCTCCTTGATGCTTGTACATCTTGCTGATGGGACCATTCTCAGAACTAAG GTTTTAATTGGGTGTGATGGAGTGAACTCGGTGGTGGCAAAGTGGCTGCGTTTCAAGAAACCGGCTTTTGCAGGGAGATCTGCCGTAAGGGGCATTGTTGACTTCAAGCGCAGTCATGGATTTGAGAACAAGTTCATGCAGTTCTTTGGGAAAGGTTTTCGATCTGGTTTTCTTCCTTGTGATGATAACATCGTCTATTGGTTTTTCATCTGGACTCCCTCCAGCCAAG AGAAAGAGATAGAAGATAACCCAGCTAGGATGAAGCAATTTGTGTTAGGCAAGCTTGGAAAAGTTCCTGATGAAATAAGGAATGTAATTGAAAACACTGAACTAGATGGTATGACATCATCGGCATTAAGGTACAGGCATCCCTGGGAGCTTCTTTGGGGAAATGTTAGCAAAGGAAATGTCTGTGTAGCCGGCGATGCACTCCATCCCTTGACCCCTGACCTTGGCCAAGGTGCTTGTTCTGCCTTGGAAGACGGCGTTGTTTTGACCAGGTGTCTTGGTCAGGCTCTACTGAAAAAACCAAGTGGGGATGATCAGAGacaagataaaatgaaaagagaaagagatcaTGATGAATATAAGAGTATTGAATCGGGATTGAAGAAGTATGCCAAAGAGAGGAAATGGAGAAGCATTAACCTCATTACtacagcttatattcttggttgCATTCAGGATGGTGGTGGAAAAGGTATAAGCTTCTTCAGGGACAAAATATTAGCCAGATTCCTTGCTGGGGTGCTGTTGAAGAGGGCTGATTTTGATTGTGGAAAGCTTGTTTAG
- the LOC121255554 gene encoding monooxygenase 2-like isoform X1, protein MEGVAEDIVIVGAGIAGLTTSLGLHRLGIRSLVLESSDSLRTTGFAFTTWTNAWKALDAVGLASSLRQHHQRLLENVTTSTISGLQTSKISFEAKGKHAEHEVRCVKRKLLLEALAEELPSGTIRYSSKVVSLEESGSLMLVHLADGTILRTKVLIGCDGVNSVVAKWLHFKKPAFAGRSAIRGFADFKRNHGFENKFMQFFGKGFRSGFLPCDDSKVYWFFTWTPSSQDKEIEDNPARMKQFVLGKLEKVPDEIRNVIENTELGGMTSSALRYRHPWELFWGNVSKGNVCVAGDALHPMTPDLGQGGCSALEDGVVLARCLGQALLKRPSGDQTKDNMERERDHDEYKRIESGLKKYAEERKWRSINLITTAYIIGYIQDGSGKARSFLRDKILARFLAGLLLKRADFDCGKLV, encoded by the exons ATGGAGGGAGTGGCCGAAGACATAGTGATTGTGGGAGCTGGAATTGCTGGCCTTACAACATCCTTGGGACTTCATAG GCTGGGCATTCGAAGCCTTGTATTGGAATCCTCGGATAGTTTGAGAACCACAGGATTTGCCTTCACAACATGGACAAATGCTTGGAAGGCCCTAGATGCAGTTGGCCTTGCCTCCTCTCTTCGACAACATCATCAACGGCTTCTTGA GAATGTGACTACCTCTACAATTTCAGGGCTTCAAACCTCGAAGATTTCATTTGAAGCCAAAGGAAAACA TGCAGAACACGAAGTTCGTTGTGTTAAAAGGAAGTTGCTGTTGGAAGCCCTTGCAGAGGAACTTCCAAGTGGGACGATCAGGTACTCTTCCAAGGTGGTTTCTTTAGAGGAATCAGGCTCCTTGATGCTTGTGCATCTTGCTGATGGGACCATTCTCAGAACTAAG GTTTTAATTGGGTGTGATGGAGTGAACTCGGTGGTAGCAAAGTGGCTGCATTTCAAGAAACCAGCTTTCGCAGGGAGATCTGCCATAAGGGGCTTTGCTGACTTCAAGCGCAATCATGGATTTGAGAACAAGTTCATGCAGTTCTTTGGGAAAGGTTTCCGATCTGGTTTTCTTCCTTGTGATGATAGCAAGGTCTATTGGTTTTTCACCTGGACTCCCTCCAGCCAAG ATAAAGAGATAGAAGATAACCCGGCTAGGATGAAACAATTTGTGTTAGGCAAGCTTGAAAAAGTTCCTGATGAAATAAGGAATGTAATTGAAAACACTGAACTAGGTGGTATGACATCATCGGCATTAAGGTACAGACATCCCTGGGAGCTTTTTTGGGGAAATGTCAGCAAAGGAAACGTCTGTGTAGCTGGCGATGCACTCCATCCCATGACCCCTGACCTTGGCCAAGGTGGTTGTTCTGCCTTGGAAGACGGCGTTGTTTTGGCCAGGTGTCTTGGTCAGGCTCTACTGAAAAGACCAAGTGGGGATCAGACAAAAGATAATATggaaagagaaagagatcaTGATGAATATAAAAGGATTGAATCGGGGTTAAAGAAGTATGCCGAAGAGAGGAAATGGAGAAGCATTAACCTCATTACTACAGCTTATATTATTGGTTACATTCAAGATGGTAGTGGAAAAGCTAGAAGCTTCTTAAGGGATAAAATACTAGCCAGATTCCTTGCTGGGTTGCTGCTGAAGAGGGCTGATTTTGATTGTGGAAAACTTGTTTAG
- the LOC121255554 gene encoding monooxygenase 2-like isoform X2, translating to MQLALPPLFDNIINGFLSKNVTTSTISGLQTSKISFEAKGKHAEHEVRCVKRKLLLEALAEELPSGTIRYSSKVVSLEESGSLMLVHLADGTILRTKVLIGCDGVNSVVAKWLHFKKPAFAGRSAIRGFADFKRNHGFENKFMQFFGKGFRSGFLPCDDSKVYWFFTWTPSSQDKEIEDNPARMKQFVLGKLEKVPDEIRNVIENTELGGMTSSALRYRHPWELFWGNVSKGNVCVAGDALHPMTPDLGQGGCSALEDGVVLARCLGQALLKRPSGDQTKDNMERERDHDEYKRIESGLKKYAEERKWRSINLITTAYIIGYIQDGSGKARSFLRDKILARFLAGLLLKRADFDCGKLV from the exons ATGCAGTTGGCCTTGCCTCCTCTCTTCGACAACATCATCAACGGCTTCTTGAGTAA GAATGTGACTACCTCTACAATTTCAGGGCTTCAAACCTCGAAGATTTCATTTGAAGCCAAAGGAAAACA TGCAGAACACGAAGTTCGTTGTGTTAAAAGGAAGTTGCTGTTGGAAGCCCTTGCAGAGGAACTTCCAAGTGGGACGATCAGGTACTCTTCCAAGGTGGTTTCTTTAGAGGAATCAGGCTCCTTGATGCTTGTGCATCTTGCTGATGGGACCATTCTCAGAACTAAG GTTTTAATTGGGTGTGATGGAGTGAACTCGGTGGTAGCAAAGTGGCTGCATTTCAAGAAACCAGCTTTCGCAGGGAGATCTGCCATAAGGGGCTTTGCTGACTTCAAGCGCAATCATGGATTTGAGAACAAGTTCATGCAGTTCTTTGGGAAAGGTTTCCGATCTGGTTTTCTTCCTTGTGATGATAGCAAGGTCTATTGGTTTTTCACCTGGACTCCCTCCAGCCAAG ATAAAGAGATAGAAGATAACCCGGCTAGGATGAAACAATTTGTGTTAGGCAAGCTTGAAAAAGTTCCTGATGAAATAAGGAATGTAATTGAAAACACTGAACTAGGTGGTATGACATCATCGGCATTAAGGTACAGACATCCCTGGGAGCTTTTTTGGGGAAATGTCAGCAAAGGAAACGTCTGTGTAGCTGGCGATGCACTCCATCCCATGACCCCTGACCTTGGCCAAGGTGGTTGTTCTGCCTTGGAAGACGGCGTTGTTTTGGCCAGGTGTCTTGGTCAGGCTCTACTGAAAAGACCAAGTGGGGATCAGACAAAAGATAATATggaaagagaaagagatcaTGATGAATATAAAAGGATTGAATCGGGGTTAAAGAAGTATGCCGAAGAGAGGAAATGGAGAAGCATTAACCTCATTACTACAGCTTATATTATTGGTTACATTCAAGATGGTAGTGGAAAAGCTAGAAGCTTCTTAAGGGATAAAATACTAGCCAGATTCCTTGCTGGGTTGCTGCTGAAGAGGGCTGATTTTGATTGTGGAAAACTTGTTTAG
- the LOC121255555 gene encoding monooxygenase 2-like, translating into MEVVEDIVIIGAGIAGLTTSLGLHKLGIRSLVLESSEGLRITGYALTLWSNAWKALDAVGIGDSLRCRHQLLDGNVTTSVVSGLKISEISFNVKGKHGVNEVRRVKRNMLVEALAKELRSGTIRYSSKVVCIERSGFYKLVHLADGTTFKTKVLIGCDGVNSVVAKWLGLKKPSSTGRFAIRGCVDFKSSHGFAPITMHFFGNSVRFGFVPCDDNSVYWFFTWIPSSQEKDETEDNPVKMKQLVLSKLGKIPDEVRAVVENTELDSFVPYPIRYRQPWELLWGNISKENVCVAGDALHPMTPDIGQGGCAALEDGVVLARCLAEALLKEPGGETKEKDDQRSEREEYERIEMGLKKFAKERKWRSIELISTAYIVGFMEQSDGKVMTFVRDKIFAAFLAGIMLKMGRFDCGKLIL; encoded by the exons ATGGAAGTAGTTGAAGACATAGTGATTATAGGAGCAGGAATAGCTGGCCTTACAACATCCTTGGGACTTCACAA GTTGGGAATCCGAAGCCTGGTATTGGAATCCTCGGAAGGATTGAGGATCACAGGATATGCCTTGACATTATGGAGCAATGCTTGGAAGGCCTTGGATGCTGTTGGCATTGGCGATTCCCTCCGTTGTCGACATCAACTCCTTGATGG GAATGTGACGACCTCTGTAGTTTCGGGACTCAAAATTTCAGAAATATCGTTTAATGTCAAAGGAAAACA TGGAGTCAATGAAGTTCGTCGTGTCAAGAGGAATATGTTGGTGGAAGCTCTTGCAAAGGAGCTTCGGAGTGGCACCATTAGGTACTCTTCCAAGGTGGTCTGTATAGAGAGATCGGGATTCTATAAGCTTGTGCATCTTGCTGATGGAACCACCTTTAAAACCAAG GTCTTGATTGGGTGCGATGGAGTCAACTCAGTGGTGGCAAAGTGGCTGGGCCTGAAGAAACCGTCTTCCACCGGGAGATTTGCCATCAGAGGGTGTGTAGATTTCAAGTCTAGTCATGGGTTTGCGCCCATAACCATGCACTTCTTTGGGAATAGTGTCCGGTTTGGTTTTGTTCCTTGTGATGATAACTCTGTCTATTGGTTTTTCACTTGGATTCCATCCAGCCAAG AGAAAGATGAGACAGAAGATAACCCAGTTAAAATGAAGCAGCTTGTATTAAGCAAGCTTGGAAAAATACCCGATGAAGTAAGGGCTGTCGTAGAGAACACTGAACTGGATAGTTTTGTCCCGTACCCAATAAGATACAGACAGCCCTGGGAACTCCTTTGGGGAAATATAAGCAAAGAAAACGTCTGTGTAGCCGGAGATGCACTCCACCCCATGACTCCAGACATTGGCCAAGGAGGCTGTGCTGCTCTGGAAGACGGCGTTGTTTTAGCCAGGTGTCTTGCGGAGGCTCTATTGAAAGAACCAGGTGGGgaaacaaaagagaaagatGATCAAAGATCAGAAAGAGAGGAATATGAGAGGATTGAAATGGGGTTGAAGAAGTTTGCCAAAGAGAGGAAATGGAGAAGCATTGAGCTCATTTCTACAGCCTACATTGTTGGTTTTATGGAGCAGAGTGATGGCAAAGTGATGACCTTCGTAAGGGATAAAATATTTGCTGCATTCCTGGCTGGGATCATGCTGAAGATGGGTAGATTCGATTGTGGAAAGCTTATCCTTTGA